The genomic interval GGTCGCCGCACCTGTTCACGCAGAATTTCAAGACACCCACACTGGTGGTGCACGGCCAGCGCGATTACCGGCTCGACGTCTCGCAGGGATTCGACCTGTACACCACGTTGCAGCGTCTGAAGGTGCCGTCGAAGATGCTGTACTTCTCCGACGAAGGGCACTGGGTGCTTAAGCCGCAGAATTCGCAGCTCTGGTACAAGACAGTCGGGGAATGGGTGGATTCGTATTTGAAGAAGTGATCGGGTGTTGGAAGGCGGTAGCTGGCCGCTCGCAGTTGGTAATCGGTAGTCGGTAGTCTTCGGTCAGCACCTTTCTGCCTTTGTCAAGAGCGGCGTTGCACTCATCCCCCACATTAATCATCAGTGCGCTGAACCAGGGCTCATGTACATCGCGCGCTAGTCGGACATCCTGCTGACGCAAGGCGCGTCGCGCCACTGCAGTTCCAACGCCGGATTGGGTAGAGCTTAATCGGTCCCGCCGCATGCGCGACAAATAAAATCGCAACGGCGAATGGCAGCATGACACGTCGGCCGCGACGGTCTCGAATCGGAGGTTGCATAGACGAGAGACTCTCATTCACCAAAGACCCAAACAGATCGACCGCGCCAATGAATCGCGGGAGCTTTGCGCCGGCGAAAAAGGGGGCTTGAAATTTGAGGCTTCCAAGTGATTGCCGGTGAAATTATTGCGGCCCATCCGATTCAAAGGTCGCCGAGGAAGCGTCACAGCGGGGCGTGATGGTGGTCACAGCCGCGCCGCTCCTACAACGGTAGGCTTTCCTGATCGAACGTTCGTTCGAATGGGGAGGACGATGGCTGCCGTCCGGGCTATGCAACCGGGTTGTGCCGCGCCCGACGTCGTTCAAGGTCTGGCTTTAGTCGCTCCAGAAAAGTTCGGTCGCGTCGAGGCAGTGCCGCCGGACCTTGCTGCGGATGATGTTCTTATCGAGGTTGCCGGCTGCGGCGTCTGCCACACCGACATCGGATTCGCCTACGATGGCGTGCCCACCCGCCATGGCCTGCCGCTGATCCTGGGGCACGAGATCTCCGGGCGCGTCGTGCTCGCGGGAGAACAGGCCAAGCGTTGGCTGGGGCGCGCGGTCATCGTGCCCGCCGTGATTCCTTGCGGCACTTGCGACGCCTGTAGCTGCGGCCATCCCACCATCTGCCGCAAGCAGTTCATGCCGGGCAACGATGGCGATGGTGGTTTCGCCACGCACGTGCGCGTGCCAGCGCGAGGCCTCTGCCCGGTACCCGACCCGCTGTCCGGCAGCATCACGCTGGAGATGCTGTCGGTGGTGGCCGACGCGGTCACTACTCCTTACGAAGCCATTCGCCGCTCCGGCGTCGGCGCGGACAACGTCGCCGTCTTCGTCGGCGTCGGCGGAATCGGGGGATTCGGCGTGCAAATCGCGGCCGCAATGGGCGCGGCCGTGGTTGCCATTGATGTAGATGCGGGGCGATTGGATCTTGCTGCTGCGCATGGCGCCACGCACACGATCAACGCCCGCGAGTGTCCCGACGCACGCTCCGCGGTGCGCGCCTTCGCCAAGCAGAGCGGCCGGCGCGGCATTGGCCTCAAGATCTTTGAAACCAGCGGCACCACCGCTGGCCAGCAGACCGCGTTCAGCCTGCTGGATCCCGGCGCCCATCTCGCGGTGGTCGGCTATACCGCGCACAAGGTCGAATTGCGACTCTCCAGCCTAATGGCCTTCGACGCCACCGCGCAGGGCAACTGGGGCTGCCCGCCTGACCAGTACCCGCCCGCACTCGCGCTGGTGCTCGAGGGCAAGGTCCAGGTTGCTCCCTTCGTCGAACTGCACCCCCTGGAGGAAGGGCCGCGGGTGCTGGAAGCCGCCCACCATCATCAACTCCGACGCCGTGCCGTGCTGGTGCCGCAGCAAGGATCGAAATCATGAAGGACCACAATCTGGTCGAGAAATTTTGCCCGAACGAAATCCTCATCGAGCGCAAGCCGGCGCGCGATCGTGACGGCAAGCTCGCTGACGGGCTGCACAATGTGTGGATCATCCTGAACAACCCGCGCGAGTTGAATAGCTACACCACCACGATGATCAAAGAGGTCATCCTCGCACTCCGCCAGGCCAGCAACGATCGCGCCGCTGTGGCCGTCGTGCTGACTGGTGCGGGCACGCAGGCCTTCTGCACGGGCGGCAACACACGCGAGTACGCCGAGGTCTACGCCGGCGCGCCGGGCGAATACCGTCAATACATGCGGCTGTTCAACGACATGGTTACCGCCATCCTGCACTGCGACAAGCCCGTCATCTGCCGCGTGAACGGCATGCGCGTCGGCGGCGGGCAGGAAATCGGCATGGCGTGCGACTTTTCCGTGGCCAGCGATCTTGCGATGTTCGGGCAGGCCGGGCCGCGGCACGGTTCGGCGCCCGACGGCGGCAGCACCGATTTCCTGCCGCTGTTCGTCGGGATCGAACACGCGATGTACAGCGCCACGCTGTGTGAGCCCTGGAGCGCGCATCGTTTCTATCGTCTTGGCGGGCTGACGCAGATCGTGCCCGCGCTCATGGTGGACAGTAAATACGTTTCCAACCCGCTGGTGGT from Terriglobia bacterium carries:
- the oah gene encoding 6-oxocyclohex-1-ene-1-carbonyl-CoA hydratase encodes the protein MKDHNLVEKFCPNEILIERKPARDRDGKLADGLHNVWIILNNPRELNSYTTTMIKEVILALRQASNDRAAVAVVLTGAGTQAFCTGGNTREYAEVYAGAPGEYRQYMRLFNDMVTAILHCDKPVICRVNGMRVGGGQEIGMACDFSVASDLAMFGQAGPRHGSAPDGGSTDFLPLFVGIEHAMYSATLCEPWSAHRFYRLGGLTQIVPALMVDSKYVSNPLVVTDREYDEFGRRVFGDWKIGDAREAGKAVMSRGAIDLALLDDAVEQLCTKLLHTMPDCLTKTLESVRKHKLEHWDRNRETNRAWLALNMMTEGNAGFRAFHYGPKQQREVDFVRLRQRLAEGVRWNEELIAEITPGMKKKETTP
- the had gene encoding 6-hydroxycyclohex-1-ene-1-carbonyl-CoA dehydrogenase, translated to MQPGCAAPDVVQGLALVAPEKFGRVEAVPPDLAADDVLIEVAGCGVCHTDIGFAYDGVPTRHGLPLILGHEISGRVVLAGEQAKRWLGRAVIVPAVIPCGTCDACSCGHPTICRKQFMPGNDGDGGFATHVRVPARGLCPVPDPLSGSITLEMLSVVADAVTTPYEAIRRSGVGADNVAVFVGVGGIGGFGVQIAAAMGAAVVAIDVDAGRLDLAAAHGATHTINARECPDARSAVRAFAKQSGRRGIGLKIFETSGTTAGQQTAFSLLDPGAHLAVVGYTAHKVELRLSSLMAFDATAQGNWGCPPDQYPPALALVLEGKVQVAPFVELHPLEEGPRVLEAAHHHQLRRRAVLVPQQGSKS